The genomic stretch ATACACCTATTAGGTATTAAACAAAAAGTATTCTACTAAGGTCAGCTGACAGTTGCTTATAGTCACAAGTATTTATTTGGAGAACTTTACGCAGTTCAACTTTCTAGTGGTCAGTATTCGTATGGGTTGAGAGGAGATAACCCCAGACCCTTTTGTTATTTCTCCCTTGTGCTTAATAGAAATTGCCCAGTGCTTTTCTGCAGGATGAACAGGACCTTCTAAGTTAGAAATGTGATGCTAGCACACCTTCTTGTTAAGTTGTAGCCCAGAGTATctgaataataacaataactgCCCTGGATGTATAGGGTAAACAGTGAGTTACTGGTTGACGTTAGCCTTTCAGAATTTCTTGGGCAGCTCTCTATCAATCACGTGTCGATTGGCCTATAGGAAGTACTCTCAGTTCACAGCCCCAAGCGACACCTTCCGTGTTGAATTGAGAGAGTCTCCTGAAGATTCAGATTCTGTATAAATAAGTAGATATaaaagttttggggtgcctgggtggctcagtgggtaaaagcctctgccttcagctcaggtcatgatctcagggtcctgggatcgtgcccggtgtctggctctctgctcagcatggagcctgcttctcttcctctctctgcctgcctgcctctttgcctacttgtgatctctgtcaaataaataaataaaatcttttttaagaaaaagatataaaagtttTATTGCTCTCATCTTCTAACTCACTTTCTGTTTTGGAGCAAAAGCAGTAACACTGTCGTATAGTTAAGTTACACCATCAACTTAATCTTGAAGTTCATTATAGATGTAAACTTAGAGCTGCACTCTTAGTAGTTAAAACTTCTGAGTTTTATAGTAGCATAAATTCAACTCATTGTAACAATTTCCTGAGAGCCCAcaagccacccctcccccctcggCCCTTCTTACCTCATCCAGTTGTGTACTATACTAAGTGCTTTCCTTGCGGTTTCGCACCAAGTCTTCTCAGTGAATATAACCTCACGTTCAAGTAAACCTGACGCTAAAAGTGTTTTCACGGTAGGCACCTGGGATCCAGCAGTGAGGAgaaaagccttttatttctttgtaagttTTACATTTTGTTGGAAGGTGGAATAGGTCTGGGTTAAGATACATAAGTCTAGTGGTAGGTTGAATAAACTTGTGTTGAATGTGTTATAATTGAAGTTAGCATAATCAACTCCTTTCAACAAAGTTGCATTAGCAGTATGGGGCTATTATGAGAGAGTCTTGAAGCGCTCAGCAAAAAAAGCTTAGCTGCAAAGCAATATGTATAAGAAAGACCCAGTGTTCTTATGCAGAAATCAGCACATGCCCTATGGGCACCCCAAAGGCCTATACTTCTCGTCAACTGCCCAGTGGTTTGGGAATGTTTAGGAAGGGAGCACAAAGCAGTCTTGAGGGATAGGACCCTTCGCAGAGGATGAGACATCTAAACTAAAATCTGTATGGCCAGCAGGAATTAAGCAAGTAGAAGTGGGAGTAAAGAGCCAGGACAAAGGAGCGTTGTGGTCGTGGAAGCAAGGAAACATGGATAGAAGTTTAATATGGTAGAAACTCATGGCAGAGtttaagaagagaggaagggaggagcgCCCGAGTGGCTCACtggcttaagcgtctgcctttggctcaggtcatgatcctagggtccagggAAGGAGCCCTGGCCTGCATGGacctccctgcttagcaaggagtgtGCTtggtcctctgcccctcccttaccCCATGtgccagttctctctctctctctcaaataaataagtcctaaaaaaaagaagaagaagaagaagtgaggaaggagaggaagaggagaccaGTAAAGACAAGCATCTAGAGAGAGGTAGCCCAGTCCCAGGTAAAGGGGGCTTTGTGTGCCGCATTGTTTGGACTTTATCCTTATGGTTAAAGGGAGCCGCTAATGCGCTTTATGCAAAGAAGTGATGATGTGATCTATGTTTTATTTAGAAACCATCATTTGACTTAAATGACTGTAGAGAATGGGTGGGAGTAAGGTAGGCCTGGAAGCAAAGGGACTTGGGGAAGGGTGCAGTTACACAGTTTAGAAACAATGAAGacctaggttttttgttttgttttgtttttaagacttagtTTTTATACATTGTAAGTTTATTGGGGgcaaaaaggggggggaggaaatttttaagaaaaagaccaCCCAAAATGTGACATGTGTCTTTAAGAGCACCTTCATTTTAAGGAACCTAGGAATAACATATGACATATTCATGAGGACAGATCTGTTATAGCATCTTCACATTAAGATCTTTGAAAAGTATAATCCCAGAGTCCTATGCCTTAGTTGTGTATTTGACATTTTAAGTTACACTTTGAAGCCCTCTAATCTCACATAGTTGGCACTGGTAATAGGTGATTACTCTAAAAGTTTAAAGAATTATGGATAGTTATGAATATGCatctcagatattttattttaacttaaatgcACTTGGGATTTGGGCCAAAGGCTTTTATTTGAGAATGGGTCTGCCAATCTGAGTAGTCTTTTAATAAAATGACATGCAGTGCCCATGTTCCATACAATTTTCAATATGTTTCTTTTGAGTTTAGCAGGAATTTTACAGTGAATGCAGAGTCATCCTGTGTTAGTTTCTTACCCCAGGCCTTTACAGTTGTCTCACCCATACATAATTCAGcaataccctttttttttctttaatgtacaCATCTTTTACtgagagtttcttttcttttcttttcttttcttttcaagattttgtttatttatttgagacagagagagagcattaacagggggagtggcagagagacaagcagactccctgccaagcagggagcccagacccAGGGCTGATCCCCcaggaccctgtaatcatgacctgagctgaagtcagatgcttaactgactgggccacccaggccgccctttattgaaattttcaaaaaataatcagCTTCATTTTCATACAAGCATAGTGTCTTTATGCATTCATATTGCACTGGTTTATGTCAAAGTTAATTTAGTTAATGCGTGAGTAGGACTAGTATAACCAGATAGGAGGAAAGCTTAGCCTCAAATTCAGTTGATGGAGCAGATGTGAGATGGCCTTTGAGCCATGAGGATTGTGCTCATGGGTTTTACAGAGTGGAGAGTAATGTGAAAATACGACAACTAGGTGGAAGTCGGTTAAACAACTTCTGTCTTAGAGTTGTGCAAAATTCCTGAGGTTCTCAGACTGACAGAAAGACCATAGACTTTGAAGTTAGAGTAGGTTTAACTGTTCTTGTAAGCTTCGTTTTCCTTGGCAATAAAAGGAGTGCAGTAACCTGTTCTTAGGGTTATTATATAGCTTGAATGAGACAATAGCTATTCAGTGTCTTACGTGTGCACTAGTGGTTTTTCTTTGCCACCAACATCCTGCAAGGAAGTTATTTTATTACTCTTCTGAAAGTCAGACCTGCATATGGTAtagcttgcctgtacagagtatTCCGCGCATCATGTGCAGTGACTGATAACAAGAAGGAGACAACAGGCGTGACTTTTAAGATCTCCCACTCGAGGTGCCGCCGCTTCTAAGTGAAAGGCCAGCAGACGGGTATACCTGAGGGTGGGGGAGCATTTGTGGAGTTGGGAAAGCTTTCTCGTGATCTAGTGACAGGTtttcatgataaagaaaaaaactgcccAGAAGCAGACATTTAGCTTGAAAGGAGCTTTCTGCAATCTGTCTTTATCAGTATTACTGACATAGATGTTGATTCTTAcgaaatattttctttctaacaGGTTGTAAAATTAAAGCACTGAGAGCCAAGACAAACACGTATATCAAGACACCTGTTCGTGGTGAAGAGCCCATTTTTGTCGTCACTGGACGGAAAGAAGATGTTGCCATGGCCAAAAGAGAAATTCTCTCAGCTGCAGAGCACTTCTCCATGATCCGTGCGTCTCGAAACAAAAATGGCCCTGCCCTGGGAGGGTTGTCATGTAGTCCAAATCTGCCAGGTCAAACCACCGTTCAAGTGAGGGTCCCCTATCGTGTGGTAGGATTGGTCGTTGGGCCCAAAGGAGCAACTATTAAGAGAATTCAGCAGCAGACCCACACATACATAGTAACTCCAAGCAGAGATAAAGAGCCTGTCTTCGAAGTGACAGGGATGCCCGAAAATGTTGACCGAGCAcgagaagaaatagaaatgcaTATTGCCATGCGTACAGGAAACTATATTGAACTCAATGAAGAAAATGATTTCCATTACAACGGTACCGACGTAAGCTTTGAAGGTGGCACTCTTGGCTCTGCGTGGCTCTCCTCCAATCCTGTTCCTCCCAGCCGCGCAAGAATGATATCCAATTATCGAAATGATAGTTCCAGTTCTCTGGGAAGCGGTTCCACAGATTCCTACTTTGGAAGCAATAGGCTGGCTGACTTTAGTCCAACAAGCCCGTTTAGCACAGGAAACTTTTGGTTTGGAGATACACTACCATCTGTAGGCTCAGAAGATCTTGCAGTTGACTCTCCTGCCTTTGACTCTTTACCAACATCTGCTCAAACTATCTGGACTCCGTTTGAACCAGTTAACCCGCTCTCTGGCTTTGGGAGCGATCCCTCTGGTAACATGAAGACTCAGCGTAGAGGAAGTCAGCCATCTACTCCTCGTCTGTCTCCTACATTTCCTGAGAGCATTGAACACCCACTTGCTCGGAGGGTTAGGAGCGACCCACCTAGTACAGGCAACCATGTTGGCCTTCCAATATACATCCCTGCTTTTTCTAATGGTACCAATAGTTACTCCTCTTCCAATGGTGGTTCCACCTCTAGCTCACCTCCAGAATCCAGACGAAAGCACGATTGTGTGATTTGCTTTGAGAATGAAGTTATTGCTGCCCTAGTTCCATGTGGCCACAACCTCTTCTGCATGGAATGTGCCAACAAGATCTGTGAAAAGAGAACGCCATCATGTCCAGTTTGCCAGACAGCTGTTACTCAGGCAATCCAAATTCACtcttaactatatatatatacataaatactatATCTCTATATGGACTCGTAAAGGCATGGGTATAATGGTACCCCCAGTAAACTTCCTAATGAATTCTTATGACTGTTATCAGGCTTTATTGGGATTAGGCTAAAGTTGTTAGTAAACTTATAAAAGGCTGCTATGGTAACACTAAACCTAAGTGGTCTCTTGTCTATTAGTTTGGTTTGAATTATTAATACTATCCTGTAGACCCAGAGACATAGCTTGTATAAGAATCGTTAAAACTGAAGTTCAGCTTGGCTGAGTGAAGATAATCATAGGTTGTGTGAGCCTATGAGAAAAGTTTATACGTCTAGATTTCACAACCATGGGTCCCAAAGCCTAGCCACATTAAGAGTTTATGGAGGGTACTTGGCATTACAGATGATTCAGACACTTCCAGTGCTGCCTTCTTTACACTGCCAGTTTTGACAAAACAGGTTCGTTTTTTATTTTACAACAACTTATGCCTAATTCTGCAGGATTGCAAGTAACTTTTTAATGCATTGTGATTACTTCTTGGTAATAATAGGGCTGATGGCAGTTTACTCGATCACTGGTTATAATTTGGGACAAAAACTGCTACATTGACCTTCATCTCGCCCAGAACGCTCACGGCTGGTATGATCAGTGGATCAGGAATGCAATTGTGTCGATTGTGAATTCCTACCCATTGCCTGCCTCGGTGAATGTGGAAATGGCCACCTGGGTTTTCCCATTTCAGGAAGGGCTTTGGGATGCACCTATATTGGCTAATAATTGAGGATGCGAACATTCCATTCATTAGTCTGATCAAGCTGTTGATTAATTTTTAGACTATAGATCAAAATGTGAAACATTTTATGTTCAATCCATATTTGTCTTgcacattataaatatatttttattttttagtaatttaggggagggggagggaaagagggataaTAATGCCCTTAGCATAATTTACAAAAGCAGCTGTGATGACCTTCAATCAGTTTACTTCATTTCAAAACTATTTCCAATCACAAGGAAAGATTTCTTTAAGATACACTTTTACATTTCACCTGTGGATGTCTATAACTTCATCCTCAGTATGTTCCCAAATCTGTGCTGGCATTGAAAGGACAAAACAATATACTGGTGGGTTTTTCTACTAATTATTTTTTGAAGCGTTATTTTCCCAACACAAAAGAGCTTTTTTTCTCAATataacaaaaaattgaaaatcctaTGTGTATTGAATAGTAAatagacaaattttattttttatttccacttgAAGAGTTACATTTCGTATAAAAGTTTACAAATAacggtttttattttgattttttcagtATAAAAATTGCCTTGATGGCATATTATGATGTAATGCTAATTGCTTGTAGGATAGTTAAATGTCAGTATTGAAACCTAATCTTTAGCTGCCGTCTTGTAGATACGAACGAATGTTCACCAagcatgtattttgtattttgttgcaTTGTACACTGCAACTAATAAGCCAAGGAAACGACATATATTAGGTGCGTGTACTGTTTCTAAAAACCACAAACTAAGAATGATAAATTATCAATATAGTTTAGTATTTGCTAATTTTACTACACTCTTTTGTTATGTATATGTAGGGAAGTCATAGGGATTATAAATTCAATTTGAGTAAAGTTTAAAACCATATATTTTATGATAAAGGGCCTTTAACTTAAGATGGCCAAAGCACTGATATTATATATTTGCTGTAAAGAGAATtataagagttttatttttctgatattaaaagTTACTTAATAAAGACTTGTTTCCATTAACTTGAATGTATTCTCCTTGGTGTTTTTCCTGCAATCATTAGTTTAGGCTGGAAGATAGCCATTTGCCAGaattgaacattttcttttacaaCGTTTCCCCTCTCCCAAGCCAGTTCCCTATGTCCATTCttagagtgatttttttcttcagtgtgtTCTTAGAGTGTTAACTGTGTCGCTTACGCTCCATCCAAATTTAGCTTTTCCTTTAAGTGAGTATTTTTCATTATAGGGAAATTAGAGATTTAGCTAGTTTTGGATTGTTCCGTTGCTTGCTTGTGTAGTCGACCATGATTACTATTATCCTAACTGTAAATAATGACTTTTTACATATTGATGTTAAAATCCTGAATCCATCCAGACTCTACTCAGTTTCTATCCTTTGTTacaggtttttgtctttttaatcacTAAATCTAGAAGATGAATTTCTTTCTAATACGAAGgtacacatttttaaactttcagtcAGGAAGTACCTTCTGAAAGGTTTGTGGTTGATGAAAATATTACTCCATTAATGAAATGATTTGATACTGATTGGAGTAAATTCCTGCCATTTGTTACAAAGCAGAATAAAGACCTTTCTAAGATGTTCTAAAGAAACCAAAATTCTGTTCATTCTTAGAGATATTACACAGTCACAGTGAGTCTTTTCATGGTAGGTGTTGGACAGAAATTCTTCAGCCGCACTAGAAAACTGGAGAACAGAGATTTGATGATGGGTAAGATCAGTGCCGCAGAATCGTTTTGTGAGCTTTAGGATTAACCTCCACAAGCATGAAGGAGAAACGTTTGGGTGTGGTACAGGACTGTCGTCTGGCCCCTCTGATTCCGTTTTTCTTTCCGCCATTTCGGTGACCCACAATTAGTTACTTTCCAGCCGGGAGGCAGATGCGCTCTGTAGCCTAACACAGCCTCACAACACCTGTGTCCTTCCCCTCACTTCGTCTCATGTAGGCATTTctctcatcacaagaagaagggtgacattttgagtgagagagaccacatttACATAACTTTTGTTTTACAGCATATTGTTGTCAGTGTTTTATCATTCTTGTTAATCTActgtgtctaatttataaatCAACTTTATCATAGGTAATGCAGGTATAGGGAAAAACAGTACGTTTAGGGTTCGGTACTAATCGTGGTCTCAGggatccactgggggtcttggaacatcCTCCTCAGACAAAGGAACAGAATGCTATACTTCTACAACTCCCAACATAGACTAAACAACCAACGAATATGAATTTCTAGTACCTCATACAAGGTCAAGATCTTTCAGAGGACCTTGCAAATAATCCACTTTGGAGACTTTCCTTGCCAGAGGAAGCCAAAGCTGTCTGAAAATGTTAGCAAAACTGAGAAGCACTTAGCCAAGTTCTAAGTCTAGAACTGCCTTTCCTCGGTGTTTGCATTCATTTTCTTGCGtagggaaggacagggagagaggctCTAGGAAACCTGTGCACCTGCCTTTACCAGGGAATTGCTACACCAGTGGTGGGTCTGCAGTGTGAATGGTTAAGAAGGAGGGAAACATTACATGTTTCCCCCACTATCTGAAGTTAAATGTTCTGTAAAACCTTTTGTAAAGAAGCAGTTAAAAAGTGTAAATCCTCCTCTGATTTGTTTTGCTTAACAAAACGGGTAGTAAAGTGGGGCTATCATAAAAGCAAAGTGGAGCAAAGCAAACTGTTGGATAGCAGAGGTGATCATCTTCCATTTTCCTGGCCTCGGAGGGCTGGTGCCGGGCTGAAAGCACTTGGTTTGCCTGGGAGCTCAGGTATGATGGCACGTTGTTCTCTCTATACTGGATCTTAACGAAAGAATTCCATTGCAAAGcaggtttttatcaagaataaaggcggctaggggcgcctgagtggctcagtgggttaagcctctgccttctgctcaggtcatgatcccagggccctggaatcgagccccacatcgggctctctgctctgcggggagcctgcttcctcctctttctgcctgtctctctgcctacttgtgatctgtcaaataaataaataaaatcttaaaaaaaaaagaaaaagaagactggaATAATCAGGTTTTGAAAATAGGTACAGGTATGTTCTTacacttcaaaattttttaatttatttcttaatatgtaatatttgtttcacgggtacaggtctgtgattcatcagtcttaacacccagcgctcaccataacacataccctccccaattctTATCAGTGGCTCCCTTAGCATGAAAACCAGACGGCGGTTCTCAAcatactaagattctcaacataCTACCAACTCCACCCCCACATTCCCGGCCCCACTTAAATTTCTACTTCTATCATTCCAAAACTTTTTGTAAATAAGCGAGACTAGGGGTGTTTATACTATATAGTGAACATCTTTTTCATGACCGTATACTTCCACAACATAAGTCAGCTGCAGTAAACTTGTTTGATGGCTATTCCATACCTTCCCGTTTCCTGTTAGTGATTGAGTAACTGGGCAGTGGGGCACTGATGAATTAGGAAGGGACATTGAAAAACCTACTGAGACTGCATTTAATAAAGATTAAGAATAGCtgttttcttggggcgcctgggtggctcagtcagttaagcatctcactcttgattttggctcaggtcatgatctgggtcaggagatggagagcctgcttaagatgttctctctgcccctcccccaccaaagaaGACTAGCTGTTTTCTTTCAACTGCCATACTTTCCTGCTTGGGTATCTTGGAGTAATTATTCCCTTAAAGGATCTTCAAGCTGACCAtgagaaataattgaaaatgtgaaagaattaaattttcttGCCTATTTGGGATTTTCCATGCTCCCTTTGTATTAATGTTTATCTCCTTTTATGTTTTAAAGGTAACATTTATACACCAATGCAGGAGACCTTCCTTAGAGAAGATAAACATTTAGATACTTTAAATAGTAGGTAGAGTTCACCAGTGAGAGGTGGGAATTGGTAGGCCAAAGAGGAAAACAGCTGAAGAGAAACCATAGATCTCTAGCCCTTCTGGGTGTTCTGGAAAGGTCTCATGGAAGACAGAGGTGTTGAAAGCTGATgcctttgtgttttaaaattataaatcttcAATCTAAGTTACATAAATAACTTATTAAACATGAAAGTCTTGAGAAGGacctatgaggggcacctgggtggctcagtgggttaagtctctgccatcagctcaagtcatgatctcagggtcctgggatggagccccacatcacatcggcctctttgctcagcagggagcctgcttccccttctccctctgcctgcctctctgcctacttgtgatctctgtcaaataaataaaatcctttaaaaaaaaaactgatattcAGCTGAATAtacaacaaaaaactgaaaagaactgGCTTGGTACTAAGAACCTTGCTAGTTTGAAATGGGAAAGGAAGGCCAagattatatacatttttgttcAGTGCCTACCAGCTCATTTCAATGTTTACCCAAAGTCTCTAGCAGTGTTATGCATAATTTATTGCATACATTAATATTGAACATCAAGATGGGGAAGGTCAGTCTCACCATCTTACAGACTGCACAAAACCTCAAAATATAGGTATGACCGACCTATGCCCCAGCGACAGATGGTGGGGCTGTTAAATTAGAATGCTCTTGGATAAGTCAACAGTAGTTAGCCTCTACTAATTGAAACATGAGAAGGCTTTTAAAATGTGATTCTGGCACTGTAAGAAtgcaataattaatatttaaaaccgGGAAATAAATGTTGGTATTTCCCTGTCAAAGCACCAAGGCTCGTATCTTCCATGACATTTCCCAAGATCAAAAGCAAACA from Neovison vison isolate M4711 chromosome 3, ASM_NN_V1, whole genome shotgun sequence encodes the following:
- the MEX3C gene encoding RNA-binding E3 ubiquitin-protein ligase MEX3C, translated to MPSGSSAALALAAAPAPLPQPPPPPPLPPPAGGPELEGDGLLLRERLAALGLDDPSPAEPGTPALRAAAAAAQGQARRAAGLSPEERAPPGRPGPPEAAELELEDDEEEEGEEAELDGDLLEEEELEEAEEEDRPSLLLLSPPAAAASQTQPIPGGSLGSVLLPAASFDAREAAAAAAAAGVLYGGDDAQGMMAAMLSHAYGPGGCGAAAAAALNGEQAALLRRKSVNTTECVPVPSSEHVAEIVGRQGCKIKALRAKTNTYIKTPVRGEEPIFVVTGRKEDVAMAKREILSAAEHFSMIRASRNKNGPALGGLSCSPNLPGQTTVQVRVPYRVVGLVVGPKGATIKRIQQQTHTYIVTPSRDKEPVFEVTGMPENVDRAREEIEMHIAMRTGNYIELNEENDFHYNGTDVSFEGGTLGSAWLSSNPVPPSRARMISNYRNDSSSSLGSGSTDSYFGSNRLADFSPTSPFSTGNFWFGDTLPSVGSEDLAVDSPAFDSLPTSAQTIWTPFEPVNPLSGFGSDPSGNMKTQRRGSQPSTPRLSPTFPESIEHPLARRVRSDPPSTGNHVGLPIYIPAFSNGTNSYSSSNGGSTSSSPPESRRKHDCVICFENEVIAALVPCGHNLFCMECANKICEKRTPSCPVCQTAVTQAIQIHS